GGAATCCGGCCGGGTCAGGGTGCCGATCGCCAGCACCGTCGCGCCCGCGAACGTGACGGCCGCGAACACGGCACGCGGCCAGCCGAGCACGGTACGCCAGCCGAGCCGGACCGGGTAGGCCGCCCGTCGCGGCAACGTCGCACCGGCACGCCGGTCGACCCGCCGTACCCACCAGTCCAGCAGCGCTTGGGCCAGCACCAACCCGACCACCAGCGCCGTCAACACCAGCAGCAACCAGCGCCGGTACCCGGACCCGTCGACCATGCCGCCGACGTAGGTGAGGGCAACCGCCATGATGAACGCGGCCAGCAGGACAGAAGCGGCCAACCGGGCACGTCGCCGGGCCGCCAGACGCGTCGCCAGCAGGGGTGTCGGCCGCACGTCGGCCAGGCCGTGCCCGGCCAACCACGCACCGGCCAGGTCGAGGTCCGCCGGACGCACCGGCGGGTCGACATTCGGCAACGTTCCACTCGGCATGACGCCTCCCATGTCGCAAAGCTTGTATCAGCATGGTGCGTCAAGACTTGCGACAAGTCAATCCGTCGTCGGCCAGCTGAGGCGCCAGTAGTACCTGGGTACCACCGGCGGCCGGGAAGTGTCGACTGCGGTACCACGATCCCCGCGCTGCCCGAAACTAGCGTGGTGAGCATGATTCAGGTACGCGAAGTTACCAAACGGTACGGTGCGAAGACGGTCGTCGACCGCCTGTCGTTCACCGCGAAACCCGGACAGGTCACCGGCTTCCTCGGCCCCAACGGCGCCGGCAAGTCGACCACCATGCGGATGATCGTCGGCCTCGACGCGCCGAACTCGGGCGACGTGCTGGTCAACGGCAAGCCATACGCATCGTCGAAGGCACCACTGCGCGAGATCGGCGTTCTGCTCGAGGCCAAGGCCGTGCACCCCGGCCGTACGGCGGCCAGCCACCTTCTCGCCATGGCCCGCACGAACGGCATCCCGCGCTCCCGCGTCGACGAGGTGCTCGACCTGGCCGGTCTCTCGGCCGTCGCCCACAAGCGGGTCGGGGCCTTCTCCCTCGGCATGGGTCAGCGGCTCGGCATCGCCGCCTCGCTGCTCGGCGACCCGGCCGTGGTGATGCTCGACGAGCCGGTCAACGGACTCGACCCCGAGGGAGTCCTCTGGGTGCGCAACCTGCTCACCGGCCTGGCCGCCGAAGGCCGCACCGTGATGCTGTCATCGCATCTGATGAGCGAGGTCTCGCTGATCGCAGACCACCTGGTCATCGTCGGCCGGGGCAGACTGCTGGCCGACACCACCGTGGCCGACCTCGTGGCCGCCGAGGGCGTCCGGGTCGTCACCTCCGCCCCCGACGCGCTGCGCGCCCTGATCGCCGGCCCGGGCATCACGGTCACGTCGGCCGGTGCCGAGGAGCTGCTCGTCGCCGGCGTCTCCGCCCGCGCGATCGGGCTGGCCGCGGCTGCCCGCGGCATCCCGCTGTTCGAGCTCACCCCGCAGAACGCCTCGCTCGAAGCGGCGTTCATGGACCTGACCCGCGACGCTGTCGAATACGAGGCCTCCCGATGAAGATCACCGCTGGTGGCGTCGTCGCCGCCGAATGGACCAAGTTCTCCTCCCTGCGCTCCACCTGGATTACGACCGGCATCTCCGTCTTTCTCCTGATCGCCTTCGGCATGATCGCCTCGGCTTCCTTCTCGGGCGACGGCCTGACCTCGGTCGACCTGGCTCTGTCCGGCAGCATCCTGGCCGCCCTGTCCGTCGGCGTGCTCGGTGCGCTGCTGGGCGCCGGCGAGTACACCACCGGCATGATCCGGGCGACCCTCGCCGCGGTGCCGCGCCGGTTGCCGGTGCTGTGGTCGAAGAGCCTCGTGGCGGGGTCGGCCGCCTTCGTCGCGATGACCGCCGGCGCTTTCGCTGCTTTCGCGGCCGGGTCGGCCGTGCTCAACGACAAGATCGGCGGCCTGGGCCTCGGCGACGACGGCGTGCTGCGGGCCCTGCTCGGCGCCGGCCTCTATCTCGGCCTGGTCGCGGTGCTCGGCGTCGCGCTCGGCATGCTCGTCCGCTCCAGCGCCGGCGCCATCGCGGTCCTGGCCGCCCTGCTGCTGATCGTGCCCGGTCTGGCCGCGTTGCTGCCGGGCTCGATCTCCGAGGCCATCACCCCGTACCTGCCCAGCAACGCCGGCAGCGCCGTGATGGCGCTGACCCAGGCGGACGGCACGCTGGCGCCCTGGGCGGGCCTTGCGGTCTTCGCCGGGTATGCGGTCGTGACGCTCGCCGCGGCGGCATACCGGCTCAAGAAGACCGATGCGTAAGGGGCGTACCACCTGATGAGCACGCAGGGATGGCTGGTGGACCGGCAGTCGCGGTTGCGGGCCGTCGATCGGCGCCGCCCGTGGGTCATGGACACCCTGGTGGCCGTTCCGATCGTGCTCTTCAGCATCCCTAACCTCATCGAGAATCCCCTGTCGGCGGCGATCGCCACCCTGGTTCTGCTACCACCGCTGTACTGGCGGCGGCGGTACCCGTTCCCGGCGTTCCTGGTCACCGCGACCATCGAGTTGATCGAGGGATTGCTGGACGTCGGCGTCGGCGCCGGGGTGATCCTGCTCGTGATGCTGTTCGGGGTGGCCTCCCGCGGTTCGTGGCGGGCACTGGCCTGGGCCTCCGGGATCACCATCGCACTGCTGGTCGCCCAGATCTACGTGCTCACCCCGGTGACGGAGAACCGCACCATCACGCTGTTCCTGGTGATCGGCACGTCGGGGGCCGCGGTCGCGTCCGGCGTCGCGGTGCGCACCCGCCGGGCGTACCTCATCGCCCTTGAGGACCGCGCCGCCCGTCTCGAAGTCGAGCGGGATCAGCGGGCCCGCCTCGCCGTTGCCGAGGAGCGAGCCCGGGTGGCCCGCGAGATGCACGACATCGTCGGCCATCACGTTTCGGTGATCGTGGGCCTGGCCGACGGCGGCGCCGCGCTTGCCACCTCACGGGGGGAGCGGGCCGCCGAACCGCTCGGGTTGATCGGGGACACCGGCCGGCAGGCGCTGTCCGAGCTGCGCCGGGTGCTGGGCGTGCTACGCGAGGGAGACGCCGATCCGCAGCTGAGCCCGCAGCCCGGCATCGACGATCTCGACCGGCTGCTGCCGAGCGTGCGGGCGGCCGGGCTGCCCGTCACCTACTCCACCTCGGGCGAGTTGCACACCCTCGGGCGGGGCGTGCAACTCGCGGTCTACCGCATCGTTCAGGAAGCGCTCACCAACACCCTCAAACACGCGGGACGCGGGGCGACCGCGGACGTCACCCTAGCTGCCTGCGACGGAGAGGTACGGGTACAGGTACGCGACGACGGCCGTGGCAAACCCGCCGCCCCGAGCCACGGCCTGCTCGGCATGCGGGAACGCGCCGCCATGTACGGCGGGGTAGTGACCGCCGGCCCGACCGAGCAGGGCTGGCTCGTCGACGTCGTCCTCAAGGAGCCCTCATGACCACCGTGCTGATCGCCGACGACCAGCAGCTGCAACGCATGGGTTTCAGGATGCTGCTCGACGGCACCCCCGGGATGACCGTGGTCGGCGAGGCTTCGGGCGGCGCCGAGGCCGTGCGGATGGTGGAACAGACCCGCCCGGACGTGGTGTTGATGGACGTGCGCATGCCCGGCATGGACGGCATAGAGGCCACCCGCCGGATCACCGCGGCTGGCTCGCGCACTCACGTACTGATGCTGACCACCTTCGACCTGGACGAATACGTCTACGCCGGACTGCGAGCCGGAGCGAGCGGCTTCCTACTCAAAGACGCCCGTCCCGAGGAGCTGGTCGCCGGCATCCGCGCCGTGGCGAGCGGAGACTCGGTGGTGGCTCCCAGCCTGACCCGCAAGCTGATGAACGCCTACCTTGAGCATCCGGCGCCGACCACTCAGGCAGACCCCCGCCTGAGCACCCTGAGCGAGCGGGAGCGGGAGGTCCTCGAAGCGATCGGCCAGGGCGCCACCAACGCCGAGATCGCCGAACGCTTCACCCTCACCGAGTCCACCGTGAAGAAGCATGTCGGACGCGTCCTAGCCAAGATCGGAGCGCGGGACCGGATCCACGCGGTCATCTTCGCGTACGACAACGGCCTGGTCCGACCGCGCGCCTGAGCACCTTGCTGTCGGTCGCCTCGGGCCGCACCGAAGCTACAGGGCGTGCCCGGTGGTCGCGTCGACGTGATCGGGCACGTCCTCGTGCCGGTCGCCCACGGTCATTGTCCCCGCCGGCTCCACCATGAGGATCGACGCGCCGCCCGGTGACGACGGTTTGTGCTCGGTCCCGCGCGGCACCGTGAAGACGTCTCCTCGCCGCAGCACCACCGTGCGGTCGCGCAGGGAGATCGTCAACTCTCCGTCGAGCACCAGGAAGAACTCGTCGGTGTGGTCATGGGTGTGCCAGACGTGCTCGCCGCGCACCTTGGCGACGCGAATGTCGTGGTCGTTGACCCGGGTCACGATGCGCGGGCTCCACAGCTCCGCGAAGGACGCCAGGGCCGCAGTCAGGGAGATCGGTTCGGTCACGCCCCCATCGTGGGGCCCTTCCCGGGTACGGCGTGAGTGCTAGGAATAGCAGATGACGCAAGAATCCTCGCACCGTGTCGTGGCCCTGGTCGACGCCGGCTCGAACCCCTTCGAACTCGGCTGCGCCACCGAGGTGTTCGGACTGCACCGGCCCGAACTCGGCCGCGACCTGTACGCCTTCCGGCTCTGCTCGGCCACCCGCACCACCCGGATGCGCGACGGCTTCTTCGATCTGACCGGGATCGCCCCGCTCGACGCGGTCGACGAGGCGGACACGGTGATCGTTCCGAACCGCCCCGACGTCGAGGTCCCACGGCGCCCGGCCGTCCTGGACGCGATCCGCCGCGCCCACGCCCGCGGCGCCCGGCTGATCGGCTTCTGCAGCGGGGCGTTCACGCTGGCCGAGGCGGGAGTGCTCGACGGGAGACGGGCCACCGCCCACTGGCAGTGGGCGGCTCAGTTCCGGTCGCGCTTCCCTCGCGTACACCTGGAGACCGACGTTCTCTTCGTCGACGACGGTGACATCCTCACCGCGGCCGGCAGTGCCGCGGCCCTCGATCTGGGCCTGCACGTGGTGCGGCGCGACCACGGCGCGGAGATCGCCAACGCGGTCAGCCGCCGGCTCGTCTTCGCCCACCGTGACGGCGGTCAGCGGCAGTTCGTCGAGCGCCCGATCCCGGACATCCCGGACGACTCGCTGGCCCCGCTGCTGGCCTGGGCCCAGGAGCACCTCGACCGCCCGCTGACGGTCGCGGACCTGGCCGGTCATGCGGCGGTGAGCCCGGCGACGCTGCATCGGCGGTTCCGGGCCGAGTTGGGCACGACGCCGCTGGCCTGGCTGACCGGGGAGCGGGTCACCCTCGCCTGCCGCCTGCTCGAACGCGGCGAGTCCCGGCTGGACGTGGTCGCCCGCCGCAGTGGCCTCGGCACGGCGACGAACCTGCGCACCCTCCTGCGCCGCGAGACCGGCCTCACCCCGACCGAGTACCGCCGCCGCTTCGGCCGCGACTGCGGCGCTCCACCGGACCAGGCACAGTGATCCGGCAGGCCGTTCGGCCCTGTCCATCCCGGGCCGCGGGAACGCACGCTGGTAGGGAGGAAAGGTGGGTGCCGTGACGACCGATGGTTGGTCGACCGGTCCGGTGGCGGTCGTGGGCGCGGACGGCCAGGTCGGTTCCGCGCTACGGGACCGGTTGGCCGAACTGCCCACCGAGGTGCGTCCGCTGCGCCGCGGTGACGACCTGCGGGCCGCGTTCCGCGGCGCCGACGTGGTGGTGCATCTGGCCGGGGCGTTGGCACCCGGGCGGGGAAACAGCTATCGGGCCGCCAACCGCGACACTGTCGCGGCGACCTGCGCGGCGTTGCAGGACTGCGCCGTGCGGCGGGTGGTCTTTCTGTCCTACCTGAACGTCTCCGCCGCATCGGCCAACCCGTACCTGCGCTTCAAGGCCGAGGCCGAGCAACTCCTGCAGGACTGTGACACGCCAGCGGTGATCTTCCGATGCGCCCACATCTACGGGCCGCCCGACCAGCCCGGCCCGACTGCCTCGGCGTTGCTCGGCCGGCACGGACGGGTGGTCGTGCCCGGACCGGGAAGCCAACGCTACGCCTGGATCGCGCGGGACGACGTGGTGGAGGCGCTGGTCCACGCGGCGCTCGACCCGAGCACGCCGACCGGAACGTTCGACCTGGCCGGACCGCAGGCATACACCGTGGACGAGTTCGTCGGCCACATCAATCCCGGCCCGGTCCGCGTTCGGCACCTGCCCGGCTGGGCCGCACGCCTCGCCAGCCGGCTCGTACCAGGAATCCCCAAGCCTCTCATCGACGTCCTGCTGCGCGACTGCCTCCCCGTCAACGATCCGCGAGAGACCGCGGACAGGTTCGGGTTCACCCTGCGCACCCTGACCGAGACCTGGCGCAGGAGCCCTTGATGATCTTCCTGCTCGGCCTTGGTGCTCGCCCGGCTGTTTCCAGAGGCTCCGGGCGGCGCGGATCCGACTTCAGGCGACGGCCGGGGTGGTGCCGGGTGGGCGCGGGTCCGTCGCCACCGCTCGGTTCGACAGCAGACGGTCGACCTCCTCCGGCGGCCGGCCGAGGATGTCCCGCAGGATCGCCACGGTGTGCTCCCCCAGCCCGGGCGGGTACGTCGCCGGACGGGCCGACTCGCCGACATACCGCACCGGGTTTCCGAGCACCCGCGCTTGCCGGCCGTCCGGGTGGGCGAGGTCGACGATCATGTCCCGGCCCGCCTCGTCGGCGTCCCGCAGCGCCTCGGGCACCGTCTTGATGAGCGAGACCGGAACGGCCCGCGTGGCGAGTTCGCGGACCCATTCCCGGGCAGTGCGCCGGGCGAACTCCTTCTCCAGGATGGGCCAGAGCTGGTCTCGGTGGGTCAGCCGTGCCCGTCCGTCGACGAATCGCTCGTCGGCGATCAGATCGGGCCGGCCGAGGGCGTCGCACAGCCCCTGCCACATCCGCTCGGTGTTCGCCGTCACCACGAACTCCCGCCCGTCCCGCCCGGCGAACGACCGGTAGGTCGGGATGGAGTCGTGCCCCCGGCCCTGCGGTCCGGGCGTCACCCCGGCGACCAGCGAGTACGCCCCCTGATACGACAGCATCGCGAGCTGGCCGTCCAGCATGGACACATCCGCGGTCCGTCCGCCACTGCGCGGCCGGTCCAGCAGCGCGGCCATCACGGCGATCGTGGCGTACATGCCGGCGATCAGGTCACCGGCCGGGATACCGAGCCGGACCGCCGGACCACCCGGCTCGCCGGTCAGGCTCATCACCCCGGACATCGCCTGCACCACCATGTCGTACGCGGGCTGGTCACGCAGCGGACCGACCTGGCCGAACCCGCTGATCGACGCCCAGACCAGATCGGGCTGATCTGCCCGGATCCGGTCCGGGTCGAGGCCGAGCCGGCGGCAGACCCCGGGACGGAAGTTCTCGATCACCACATCGCTGCGGGCGATCAGGTCGAGCACCACCTGGCGGCCGTCATCGGTCTTGAGGTCGACGGCGATGCTGCGCTTGCCCCGGTTGTTCGCGAGAAAGTAGACGCTGTCGTCGCCGACGAAGTGCGGCGGGATGGACCGGCTCAGGTCGCCACCGAGAGACTCGACCTTGATCACCTCGGCGCCGAGGTCGGACAGGATCTGGGTGGCGAACGGACCGGACAGGAAGGTGGTCAGATCCAGCACCCGCACCCCGGACAGTGGGCCGCCCGGCACCGTCGGAGTCGACGGACCGGACCGGGCGGAGGTCACTGCGCCGCCTCGAAGATGTGCACCGCGCAGGCGCCGTGGTCGAGCCCGGCGATGCCGCCACCCGTCACGTGCGTCAGCGCGGTCCGGGCGCCCGGCACCTGCCGGGCACCGGCCCGACCGGTGAGCTGCCAGAACGCCTCCACCACCTGCGCCACACCACTTGCCCCGACCGGGTGGCCCTTGGCCAGCAGCCCGCCGCTCGGGTTGACCACCACCTGGCCGCCGTACGTCGTGCCACCGGAACGGAGCAGCCCGATCGCCTCGCCCTGCGGGCAGAGGCCGAGCGCCTCGTAGTAGACCAACTCGGCGACGGTGAAGGCGTCGTGCAGTTCGACCACGTCGATGTCGCTCGGGTCGATCGACGCCTGTTCGTACGCCTCCCGGGCCGAGTCATAGCTGATCTCAGGGCGGGTCATGTCGCGGAACCCGGGCTCGAAGCCCCCGGAGTGCAGCACCGACGCGGCGATCCGCATCGACGGCGGCTGGCCGAGCCCGCGCCACACCTCGTCGGCGACCACGACCAGCGCGGCTGCCCCGTCACCGGTCGGGCAGCACTGCAACAGGGTCAACGGTTCGGCGATCGGCCGGGATGCCAGCACCTCCTCCACCGTGACCTCCTTCTGGTACTGCGCGTAGGGGTTCTTGCTGCCGTGCCGGCGGTTCTTGACACTCAGCCGGGCGAGGTCGGCCACGGTGCCGTCCCGATCGTGCAGGTAGCGGCGCGCCCGCATGGCGTAGAGGGCCGGCATCACCATGCCCTGCTGCACCTCCCAGTCCTCGGCGACCAGCGGCAGCGTGCCGCCACCGAACTGGGTGAGCTTGTCCACGCCGATCACCAGGGCGGTCTCCTGGGCTCCCCGGGCGACCGCCTCGGCGGCCAGGTGCACCGCGCTGGCACCGCCGGAGCAGGCATTGTCCACGTTGACCACCGGGATGCCGGCGAGCCCCGTCTCCTTCACGATCCGCTGCCCGGTGAGCATCCCCCCGAACGCGTGCCCGCAGTAGACCGCGCCGATCCGATCGGTGGTCAGCCCACTGTCGCGCAGCGCGGTGATCACGGCCGGAGCCGCCAGCCCGACGTACGACGACTCACGGTGTCGCCCCATGGGGATCATCGCCGCGCTGATCACGTGTACCTGGCGGGTCATGAACGGTCTCCCTCCGGTCGGGCGGGCTCGGCGGGGACGAACGCCCACGCTGGCCGGTCTCCGTCGGTCTCGACCACCAGCGACACCTGCTGGTCGAGGTGGTACCGGGCGGGGTCGCCGGGAAGGCCGGCGAGCACCCGGGGGCCTTCCGGCAGATCGACGTAGCCGATCGTGTACGGCACCGGGCGGGTGGCCGACACGTGCACGGTGGTGTACGCGTACAGGGTGCCGCGCCTCCCGAGCGGCAGCGGTACGACGTTGCCGCCGAGGCACCGGGGGCAGGACACCCGGGTGGGAAAGGTCCGGGCGCCGCAGTCGCGGCACTCCCCGCCGATGAGCCGGGCCGGCTGGCCGTCGGCGGCGGGTGCGACCACGTCGGGTGGGTTCAGGTCGGCCAGCGGCCGTGGCTCACTCATCGGGATACCTCGCTGTCGGCTGGGGTCAACGGCACGCTCCAGGCGTCGTAGCCGTAGAGCCACTGCGGCGAGCCGCCGGAGCGCATGAACGTGTTCTGGGCGGATTCGGTCTGCACCTGGGCGGTCCGGGCCAGCCTGGTTCCCTCGTACGCGTCGAGGGCCCGGGGCAGGTCGCCGAAGCCGTGCCGGGTCAGGCTCCGGTACAACACGACCGCGTCCTCCACTGCCATCGCCGCGCCCTGGGCCATGTAGGGCACCATCGGATGGCAGGCGTCGCCGAGCAGCGTGACTGCTCCGTCGTGCCAGGTGGCCAGCGGCTGCCGGTCGTAGAGCGCCCACTTGTAGGTGGCATGAGGCATGTTGATCACCTTGTGTACGTCGGAGTGGAAGCCGTCCATCGCCTCCCGCAGGTCATCGAGGCTGCCCCGGGTGGACCAGGACTCCTCCCGCCAGGAGGTCTCCGGGATGCTGGTGACGTAGTAGACCTCCCGGCCGGCGCCGATGTAGTAGGCGACGATGTGCCGGTCCGGCCCCCACCACTTGACGAAGTCGTCATCGACGTCCCGTTGGCCGCGATCCATCTCGACCACGCCCCGGTAGGCGACGCGGCCGGTGAAGTGCAGTTCGGACTCGCCCATGACCGTCCGGCGTACCTGGGAGTGGATGCCGTCCGCGCCGATCACCAGGTCGGCCTCGGCCGTACGCCCGTCGGCGAAGGTCAGTCGGACCGCGTCGCCGGCGGACTGGTCGAGCCCGACGAGCCGGTGGCCGTGGTGCAGGTTGACGCCTCCGGTCGCCGCTGCGGCCTCGACCAGGGCCTGGTGGAAGTCGCCGCGGTGCATCTGTAGGAACGGCCCGTGGTAGCGCTTCTCCGCCTCGTCTCCGAGCGGCAGGTAGGCGAGGACATCGCCGGTGTCCCAGCTACGGCTGGTCCAACCCGCCGGGCGGCAGGCGGTGCGACGCATCTCGGTGAGCACGCCGGCACCGTCGAGCGCGCGGGTGGCGTTCGGGCTGACGTTGATGCCGGCGCCGACTCGGGCGAACGCCGGCGCCTGCTCGTAGACGTCCACGATGCAGGGCAGCCGGGCGAGGAGGATGGCCAGGGTGAGGCCACCCATTCCGGCGCCGACCACGGCGACGCGGGGCCGGTCGGTCGCGCCGGCGACGGTCGCGCCGGTTGGCACCGGCGAAGTGGGGGTGTTCATGCTCGGTCGCCTTCCTGTCGGTGGACAACGTCGTCGGCGATGAACCGGTGCAACTCGTCGGCGAACCGGTCCGGCTGTTCCAGCGGGGCGAGGTGCCCCACGCCGGCGAACCTCACCCGGCGCGCCCGGGGCAGGGCGGCGGCGGTCGCGGCCGCCAGTTCCTCGGGGGCGGCCCGGTCGGCCGAGCCGGAGATGACCAGGGCCGGCACGTTGACCGCGGCCAGCCGGCCGAGCAGCGACAGCTCGGCGATCGCCCGCCAGGTCTGCGCGTTGACGGCCGGGTCGGCCGCCAGCAGCCAGTCCCGGACCCGGTTGATCAGCGCCGGCTCGGTCTGCCGGGTGTGTTCGGTGAACCAGCGGTCGATGGTCTCGGCCACCATGCCGGCCATCCCGGCCTGGGCGGTGCGGTCGGCCCGCCGTGCCAGCGCCGCCCGGAGCGGCGCCGGGGTCTCGGACATCGTGTTGGCCAGCACCAGACCGGCCACCGGCAGTTCCGGACGGAGCGCGCAGAGCTGCGCGAGCATCCCGCCGAGCGAGACGCCGGCCAGCACCAGCGGCCCGGTCAGCTCGGCGAGCTGACCGGCCACGTCCTCGGCGAGGTCACCGAGGGTGAACGCGGGCGGCGGTGCCGGCCGCCCACCGTGGCCGGCCAGGTCTGGTACGACGACCCGGTATCCGAGCCCGGTCAGTCGCGTGTGCACCGGCCGCCACATCCGATGGTCCAGGCCGGCGGCGTGCAGCAGCACGACGGTCGGAACCGGTCCGCCCACGCCGTGGATCGGGACCGGTCGGCCCGCGCCCTCGTGCACGAGGCCGGGATCGGCAGCGGCAGCGGCGGCGGGGTCGGTCAACGCTTGGCCCATGGCACGAGCATCCGTTCGCACAGGTCGCCGAGGAGCACCGCGCCGGCACCCCCGAGGGCCACGCAGATCAGGCCGATGAACATCCTCGGGATGTCCAGGGTCTGCCAGGACTGCCAGATGAAGTATCCGATGCCGTCGTTGGAGCTGACGAACTCCACCGAGACGACCAGGATGAGCGCCTGCCCGATGCCGAGCTTGACGCCGTTCATGATGGACGGCAGTGCGGCCGGCAGCACCACCCGCCAATAGCGCATCATCCGGGGGAAGGCGAACGCCTTGGCCACGTCGGCGTAGACCTGGCTGGTGTAGAGGGTGCCACTGAATGCCGAGAGACAGACGACGAAGAAGACACCGAGAGTGACCAACATGATCTTACTGGTGTCGCCGATCCCGAAGATGATCAGCAGCAGCGGCAGGATCGCCAGCTTCGGCATCGGATAGAGCGCGTAGACCAACGGCGACAGGGCGTGCCGGACGGCGGTGACGCTGCCCATCAGGGTGCCGACGAGGATGCCGGTGCTGACCCCGAGCACGATCCCCACCACGATCCGGATCAGGCTGGCCTGCAACTGGACGCCCAGATCACCGAGGAGGTTGCGTTCAGTGATGTCGGTGCCGGCCCGTTCCACGATGGTCGAGGGCGCCGGGAAGAACCGTTCGTCGATGAGACCGAACATGGAACCGGCCTGCCAGAGCAGCAGCAGGGCGAGCGGCACCCCGGCACCGAGGCCGATCTGCATCAGCCGGTTGCGCCGGCGTCGCCGTTGGTAGCTGCGGGCGGCGCGGGCGTTGAGCGCGGCGTACGCGCCGACGGTGGCGGTCTCGGCCATCGCGCTACCTCCTCTGCGTGGTGAGGGTGTCGCCGACCTCTTCGGCGAGGATCGTCCAGAGCTGTTCGGTGGTGGTGCGGAACTCCTCCGTGCTGCGGGTCGACATGACCTCGTCGTGGCGGGGCACGTCGATCTCGCGCAGGTGACGGATCCGGCCGGGACGGGCGGTCATCACCATCACCCGGTCACCGAGGGTGACCGCCTCCTCGATGTCGTGGGTGACGTAGAGAACCGTGGTCGGACTCTTCGCGAAGACGTTCAGCAGTTCCTGCTGCATGATCAGTCGGGTCTGCGCATCCAGGGCCGCGAACGGCTCGTCGAGCAGGAGCAGCAGCGGCTCGGCGGCCAGCGCCCGGGCCAGCGCGGCGCGCTGGCGCATCCCACCGGAAAGTTCGTGCGGGTACGCGTCGGCGAAGTCCCGCAGCCCGGTCAGTTCGAGGTAGCGCCGGGAGCGCTCGCGACGCTCGGCGGCCCCGCAACCAAGCGGCTTGAGCGGCAGCTCCACGTTGCGGCGCACGGTGAGCCAGGGAAAGAGGCTGTCCGACTGGAAGACGGTGGCGCTGGCCAGCCGGTGCCGGCCGGAATCGTTGACCTGGCGTCGCCAGCGCAGCGTGCCCTCGTAGTCGCGGTCGAGGCCGGCGAGGATCCGCAGCAGGCTGCTCTTGCCGCAGCCGCTCGGGCCGATCACCGACAGCACCTCGCCCTCCCGGATCCGGAAGGACATCC
This is a stretch of genomic DNA from Micromonospora sp. WMMD1082. It encodes these proteins:
- a CDS encoding ABC transporter ATP-binding protein gives rise to the protein MIQVREVTKRYGAKTVVDRLSFTAKPGQVTGFLGPNGAGKSTTMRMIVGLDAPNSGDVLVNGKPYASSKAPLREIGVLLEAKAVHPGRTAASHLLAMARTNGIPRSRVDEVLDLAGLSAVAHKRVGAFSLGMGQRLGIAASLLGDPAVVMLDEPVNGLDPEGVLWVRNLLTGLAAEGRTVMLSSHLMSEVSLIADHLVIVGRGRLLADTTVADLVAAEGVRVVTSAPDALRALIAGPGITVTSAGAEELLVAGVSARAIGLAAAARGIPLFELTPQNASLEAAFMDLTRDAVEYEASR
- a CDS encoding ABC transporter permease, whose translation is MKITAGGVVAAEWTKFSSLRSTWITTGISVFLLIAFGMIASASFSGDGLTSVDLALSGSILAALSVGVLGALLGAGEYTTGMIRATLAAVPRRLPVLWSKSLVAGSAAFVAMTAGAFAAFAAGSAVLNDKIGGLGLGDDGVLRALLGAGLYLGLVAVLGVALGMLVRSSAGAIAVLAALLLIVPGLAALLPGSISEAITPYLPSNAGSAVMALTQADGTLAPWAGLAVFAGYAVVTLAAAAYRLKKTDA
- a CDS encoding sensor histidine kinase; protein product: MSTQGWLVDRQSRLRAVDRRRPWVMDTLVAVPIVLFSIPNLIENPLSAAIATLVLLPPLYWRRRYPFPAFLVTATIELIEGLLDVGVGAGVILLVMLFGVASRGSWRALAWASGITIALLVAQIYVLTPVTENRTITLFLVIGTSGAAVASGVAVRTRRAYLIALEDRAARLEVERDQRARLAVAEERARVAREMHDIVGHHVSVIVGLADGGAALATSRGERAAEPLGLIGDTGRQALSELRRVLGVLREGDADPQLSPQPGIDDLDRLLPSVRAAGLPVTYSTSGELHTLGRGVQLAVYRIVQEALTNTLKHAGRGATADVTLAACDGEVRVQVRDDGRGKPAAPSHGLLGMRERAAMYGGVVTAGPTEQGWLVDVVLKEPS
- a CDS encoding response regulator transcription factor gives rise to the protein MTTVLIADDQQLQRMGFRMLLDGTPGMTVVGEASGGAEAVRMVEQTRPDVVLMDVRMPGMDGIEATRRITAAGSRTHVLMLTTFDLDEYVYAGLRAGASGFLLKDARPEELVAGIRAVASGDSVVAPSLTRKLMNAYLEHPAPTTQADPRLSTLSEREREVLEAIGQGATNAEIAERFTLTESTVKKHVGRVLAKIGARDRIHAVIFAYDNGLVRPRA
- a CDS encoding cupin domain-containing protein; the encoded protein is MTEPISLTAALASFAELWSPRIVTRVNDHDIRVAKVRGEHVWHTHDHTDEFFLVLDGELTISLRDRTVVLRRGDVFTVPRGTEHKPSSPGGASILMVEPAGTMTVGDRHEDVPDHVDATTGHAL
- a CDS encoding helix-turn-helix domain-containing protein yields the protein MTQESSHRVVALVDAGSNPFELGCATEVFGLHRPELGRDLYAFRLCSATRTTRMRDGFFDLTGIAPLDAVDEADTVIVPNRPDVEVPRRPAVLDAIRRAHARGARLIGFCSGAFTLAEAGVLDGRRATAHWQWAAQFRSRFPRVHLETDVLFVDDGDILTAAGSAAALDLGLHVVRRDHGAEIANAVSRRLVFAHRDGGQRQFVERPIPDIPDDSLAPLLAWAQEHLDRPLTVADLAGHAAVSPATLHRRFRAELGTTPLAWLTGERVTLACRLLERGESRLDVVARRSGLGTATNLRTLLRRETGLTPTEYRRRFGRDCGAPPDQAQ
- a CDS encoding NAD-dependent epimerase/dehydratase family protein, which codes for MTTDGWSTGPVAVVGADGQVGSALRDRLAELPTEVRPLRRGDDLRAAFRGADVVVHLAGALAPGRGNSYRAANRDTVAATCAALQDCAVRRVVFLSYLNVSAASANPYLRFKAEAEQLLQDCDTPAVIFRCAHIYGPPDQPGPTASALLGRHGRVVVPGPGSQRYAWIARDDVVEALVHAALDPSTPTGTFDLAGPQAYTVDEFVGHINPGPVRVRHLPGWAARLASRLVPGIPKPLIDVLLRDCLPVNDPRETADRFGFTLRTLTETWRRSP
- a CDS encoding CoA transferase translates to MTSARSGPSTPTVPGGPLSGVRVLDLTTFLSGPFATQILSDLGAEVIKVESLGGDLSRSIPPHFVGDDSVYFLANNRGKRSIAVDLKTDDGRQVVLDLIARSDVVIENFRPGVCRRLGLDPDRIRADQPDLVWASISGFGQVGPLRDQPAYDMVVQAMSGVMSLTGEPGGPAVRLGIPAGDLIAGMYATIAVMAALLDRPRSGGRTADVSMLDGQLAMLSYQGAYSLVAGVTPGPQGRGHDSIPTYRSFAGRDGREFVVTANTERMWQGLCDALGRPDLIADERFVDGRARLTHRDQLWPILEKEFARRTAREWVRELATRAVPVSLIKTVPEALRDADEAGRDMIVDLAHPDGRQARVLGNPVRYVGESARPATYPPGLGEHTVAILRDILGRPPEEVDRLLSNRAVATDPRPPGTTPAVA